One part of the Populus alba chromosome 18, ASM523922v2, whole genome shotgun sequence genome encodes these proteins:
- the LOC118039566 gene encoding uncharacterized protein isoform X2 — MKQENNKDNTKTQTLKPEQKALLLHSIAKYLENIGGFSKTLKKFESEAKFEKDDLGGDSLIDLEEVFCKFLKTSDDTSKKLESNQVQGAGDNVNDSESVEEIITNDKVATEVRSKEKKGKKRNSDSHGQEEQDNVKALKEPADNGAGELPDKKRRDKKKKKSNSESESQDDNNGHHLAEPMSMEEKSKDVASSKGNKVTGGETDNKPKDKKRKKDKLFDSAIGNGEQHISESKQGASADSIMDNKNIKSEGKKERKDAVFSENLSAEMLDEGKSNSEKDDSKNLKEDVNVKDNKSSKKRKRMSSEDDATQTADEKAIEESKRRKTESSEELKENFQANGNLEENGAKSAPQKSMMKEKNGSVEPKMVKHFQRVKVDEVVFSDERLKDNSYWAKDGAEDGYGAKAQEVLGQVRGRGFRHEKTKKKRGTYRGGQIDLQSHSFKFNYSDED, encoded by the exons atgaaacaagaaaacaacaagGACAACACAAAAACCCAAACTTTAAAGCCTGAGCAGAAGGCACTTCTGCTTCATTCTATAGCTAAGTATCTTGAAAACATTGGTGGGTTTTCCAAAACATTAAAGAAGTTCGAATCTGAAGCCAAATTTGAG AAAGATGATTTGGGTGGTGACTCCTTGATTGATTTGGAGGAGGTGTTTTGCAAGTTTTTGAAGACAAG TGACGATACCAGCAAAAAGTTAGAGAGCAATCAGGTTCAAG gaGCTGGTGATAACGTTAATGATTCTGAGAGTGTTGAAGAGATCATAACAAATGATAAAGTGGCTACTGAAGTAAGGTCGAAAGAGAAGAAGGGGAAGAAAAGGAATTCTGATTCTCATGGACAAGAGGAACAAGACAATGTCAAAGCTTTGAAGGAACCTGCTGATAACGGTGCTGGTGAATTGCCTGATAAGAAACGCAgggacaaaaagaagaagaaaagcaacTCGGAATCCGAGTCTCAAGATGATAACAATGGACATCATCTGGCAGAGCCTATGTCAATGGAAGAAAAATCTAAGGATGTGGCATCTTCGAAGGGAAACAAAGTAACTGGTGGTGAGACAGATAATAAACCAAAGgataagaagagaaagaaagacaagCTTTTTGATTCTGCTATTGGAAATGGGGAGCAACATATCTCAGAGAGTAAGCAAGGAGCAAGTGCTGACAGTATTATGGACAACAAGAACATCAAATCTGAAGGgaagaaggaaaggaaggatgctgttttttctgaaaatttgtCTGCTGAGATGCTTGATGAAGGGAAATCAAATTCTGAAAAGGATGACTCTAAGAACTTGAAGGAGGATGTGAATGTCAAAGACAATAAGAGTTCCAAGAAGAGGAAAAGAATGTCTTCTGAAGATGATGCCACTCAGACTGCCGATGAAAAAGCCATTGAAGAATCTAAACGAAGAAAGACAGAAAGTTCAGAAGAACTAAAGGAAAATTTCCAGGCAAACGGGAACCTTGAGGAAAATGGAGCAAAATCAGCACCACAGAAATCTATGATGAAGGAAAAGAATGGTTCTGTTGAG CCAAAGATGGTTAAACATTTTCAAAGAGTAAAAGTTGATGAGGTGGTATTCTCTGATGAGAGGCTTAAAGATAATTCATACTGGGCAAAG GACGGGGCCGAGGATGGTTATGGTGCAAAAGCACAAGAAGTTCTTGGGCAAGTTAGAGGAAG gggTTTTAggcatgaaaaaacaaagaagaagcgGGGGACATACAGAGGAGGGCAGATTGATTTGCAGTCACACTCATTTAAGTTCAACTACTCAGAT
- the LOC118039566 gene encoding uncharacterized protein isoform X1 yields the protein MKQENNKDNTKTQTLKPEQKALLLHSIAKYLENIGGFSKTLKKFESEAKFEKDDLGGDSLIDLEEVFCKFLKTSDDTSKKLESNQVQDIQTNGVTKKKGKCDTDAIKNQLGAGDNVNDSESVEEIITNDKVATEVRSKEKKGKKRNSDSHGQEEQDNVKALKEPADNGAGELPDKKRRDKKKKKSNSESESQDDNNGHHLAEPMSMEEKSKDVASSKGNKVTGGETDNKPKDKKRKKDKLFDSAIGNGEQHISESKQGASADSIMDNKNIKSEGKKERKDAVFSENLSAEMLDEGKSNSEKDDSKNLKEDVNVKDNKSSKKRKRMSSEDDATQTADEKAIEESKRRKTESSEELKENFQANGNLEENGAKSAPQKSMMKEKNGSVEPKMVKHFQRVKVDEVVFSDERLKDNSYWAKDGAEDGYGAKAQEVLGQVRGRGFRHEKTKKKRGTYRGGQIDLQSHSFKFNYSDED from the exons atgaaacaagaaaacaacaagGACAACACAAAAACCCAAACTTTAAAGCCTGAGCAGAAGGCACTTCTGCTTCATTCTATAGCTAAGTATCTTGAAAACATTGGTGGGTTTTCCAAAACATTAAAGAAGTTCGAATCTGAAGCCAAATTTGAG AAAGATGATTTGGGTGGTGACTCCTTGATTGATTTGGAGGAGGTGTTTTGCAAGTTTTTGAAGACAAG TGACGATACCAGCAAAAAGTTAGAGAGCAATCAGGTTCAAG ATATACAGACGAACGGTGTCactaaaaagaaagggaagtGTGATACTGAtgctataaaaaatcaattaggaGCTGGTGATAACGTTAATGATTCTGAGAGTGTTGAAGAGATCATAACAAATGATAAAGTGGCTACTGAAGTAAGGTCGAAAGAGAAGAAGGGGAAGAAAAGGAATTCTGATTCTCATGGACAAGAGGAACAAGACAATGTCAAAGCTTTGAAGGAACCTGCTGATAACGGTGCTGGTGAATTGCCTGATAAGAAACGCAgggacaaaaagaagaagaaaagcaacTCGGAATCCGAGTCTCAAGATGATAACAATGGACATCATCTGGCAGAGCCTATGTCAATGGAAGAAAAATCTAAGGATGTGGCATCTTCGAAGGGAAACAAAGTAACTGGTGGTGAGACAGATAATAAACCAAAGgataagaagagaaagaaagacaagCTTTTTGATTCTGCTATTGGAAATGGGGAGCAACATATCTCAGAGAGTAAGCAAGGAGCAAGTGCTGACAGTATTATGGACAACAAGAACATCAAATCTGAAGGgaagaaggaaaggaaggatgctgttttttctgaaaatttgtCTGCTGAGATGCTTGATGAAGGGAAATCAAATTCTGAAAAGGATGACTCTAAGAACTTGAAGGAGGATGTGAATGTCAAAGACAATAAGAGTTCCAAGAAGAGGAAAAGAATGTCTTCTGAAGATGATGCCACTCAGACTGCCGATGAAAAAGCCATTGAAGAATCTAAACGAAGAAAGACAGAAAGTTCAGAAGAACTAAAGGAAAATTTCCAGGCAAACGGGAACCTTGAGGAAAATGGAGCAAAATCAGCACCACAGAAATCTATGATGAAGGAAAAGAATGGTTCTGTTGAG CCAAAGATGGTTAAACATTTTCAAAGAGTAAAAGTTGATGAGGTGGTATTCTCTGATGAGAGGCTTAAAGATAATTCATACTGGGCAAAG GACGGGGCCGAGGATGGTTATGGTGCAAAAGCACAAGAAGTTCTTGGGCAAGTTAGAGGAAG gggTTTTAggcatgaaaaaacaaagaagaagcgGGGGACATACAGAGGAGGGCAGATTGATTTGCAGTCACACTCATTTAAGTTCAACTACTCAGAT
- the LOC118039564 gene encoding large ribosomal subunit protein uL30x, translating to MGGEEVQVAVPESVLKKQKRNEEWALAKKEEKLALKKKNVENRKLIYNRAKQYAKEYDDEQKELIRLKREARLKGGFYVNPEAKLLFIIRIRGINAMHPKTRSILQLLRLRQIFNGVFLKVNKATVNMLHRVEPYVTFGYPNLKSVKELIYKRGFGKLNQQRIPLTDNSIVEQGLGKHGIICTEDLIHEIITVGPHFKEANNFLWPFQLKAPLGGLKKKRNHYVEGGDAGNREDFINELIRRMN from the exons ATGGGCGGGGAAGAAGTTCAGGTAGCGGTACCAGAGTCTGTGTTGAAAAAGCAAAAAAGGAACGAGGAATGGGCATTGGCTAAGAAGGAAGAGAAGCTAgctttgaagaagaagaatgttgAAAATCGCAAGTTGATTTACAATAGGGCTAAGCAGTATGCCAAGGAGTATGATGATGAG CAAAAGGAGCTTATTAGGTTGAAACGTGAAGCCAGACTCAAGGGAGGGTTCTATGTCAACCCAGAAGCTAAGCTGTTGTTTATCATCAGGATCCGTGG TATCAATGCCATGCACCCAAAGACAAGATCGATCCTGCAGCTTCTGCGTTTGAGACAG ATATTTAATGGTGTATTCCTGAAAGTTAACAAAGCAACCGTGAATATGCTTCACAGGGTTGAGCCTTATGTGACATTTGG GTATCCTAATTTAAAGAGTGTCAAAGAATTGATTTACAAGAGGGGCTTTGGGAAACTAAACCAACAGAGAATTCCCTTGACTGACAATTCAATCGTTGAGCAG GGCTTGGGCAAGCATGGAATCATCTGCACAGAAGATCTCATCCATGAAATTATTACTGTTGGACCCCATTTCAAGGAGGCAAACAACTTCCTGTGGCCTTTCCAGCTGAAGGCACCACTTGGAGGcttgaagaaaaagagaaatcatTATGTTGAAGGAGGTGATGCTGGAAATCGTGAGGATTTCATCAATGAGCTAATCAGGAGGATGAATTAG
- the LOC118039563 gene encoding uncharacterized protein, translated as MAKMLIRESIVSDNSSNGNGDEESKAGAQDPDGVLAFSRSVHKIDSSVLE; from the coding sequence ATGGCAAAGATGTTGATACGTGAATCAATCGTTAGTGATAATAGTAGTAATGGTAATGGGGATGAAGAAAGCAAGGCTGGTGCTCAAGATCCTGATGGTGTTCTTGCCTTCTCTAGATCAGTTCACAAGATTGACTCCTCAGTACTGGAGTGA
- the LOC118039562 gene encoding UDP-glycosyltransferase 91A1 yields the protein MAGNSKLHIAMFPWLAFGHMIPFLELAKLIAQKGHKISFISTPRNIDRLPKLHPSVSPLITFVKLSLPQVENLPKDAEATTDVPYDKVQYLKQAFDDLKEPLSKFLETCDDLDCILFDFAPYWLPDIATSLGIISVFFSIFTAAMLSYVKPASDVDDRSKPEDFTVPPKWVTFPTNVVFRIFEVLRIFDQTIAGNFVSDFYRAQEGVKGCDMIAVRSCMEFEPEWLQLLEEIHGKPVIPVGVLATTEYDTGLENEAWRSIKDWLDKQKQGSVVYIAFGSEAKPSQVELTEIALGLELSGLPFFWVLRKHRGSADTESIELPEGFEERTKAQGLVWTSWAPQLKILAHDSVGGFLTHSGWSSVVEALQHARALILLTFLADQGINARVLEDKKMGYSIPRNEKNGYFTRDSVAESLRLVMEKEEGKIYRDKVKEMKPLFADKDRQDKYVDKLVDHLRSHIRMKKIKK from the coding sequence ATGGCTGGTAACTCAAAGCTTCACATCGCCATGTTTCCATGGCTAGCCTTTGGTCACATGATTCCATTTTTAGAGCTTGCCAAACTCATAGCTCAAAAGGGTCACAAAATCTCCTTCATTTCCACCCCTAGAAACATTGATCGTCTCCCCAAACTCCATCCAAGTGTATCACCTCTGATAACTTTCGTCAAGCTGTCATTGCCTCAAGTGGAAAACCTACCTAAAGATGCCGAGGCAACCACTGATGTCCCATACGACAAAGTCCAGTACCTGAAACAAGCCTTCGACGACCTCAAAGAACCCTTGTCCAAGTTTCTTGAAACTTGTGATGATCTTGATTGCATACTTTTTGATTTTGCCCCATATTGGCTACCAGATATCGCCACGAGTCTTGGCATCATAAGTGTTTTCTTCAGCATATTCACAGCAGCAATGCTGAGTTATGTCAAGCCAGCTTCTGATGTTGATGATCGATCAAAACCAGAAGATTTTACTGTCCCTCCCAAGTGGGTTACATTTCCTACCAATGTGGTCTTCAGAATTTTCGAGGTTTTGAGGATTTTTGATCAGACTATAGCTGGGAATTTTGTTTCAGATTTTTATCGTGCCCAGGAAGGTGTGAAAGGCTGTGATATGATAGCTGTGAGGAGCTGCATGGAATTTGAACCAGAATGGTTGCAACTACTTGAAGAAATTCATGGAAAACCAGTTATACCAGTTGGTGTTCTTGCCACTACAGAATATGATACAGGGTTGGAAAATGAAGCATGGAGATCAATTAAAGATTGGCTGGACAAGCAAAAGCAAGGTTCTGTAGTTTACATTGCATTTGGCAGCGAAGCAAAACCAAGCCAGGTTGAGCTGACTGAGATAGCTCTAGGGCTAGAACTATCTGGTCTCCCGTTCTTCTGGGTGCTAAGGAAGCATAGAGGCTCAGCTGATACCGAGTCGATCGAGCTGCCAGAAGGGTTCGAGGAGAGAACCAAAGCGCAAGGTTTGGTCTGGACTAGTTGGGCTCCTCAGCTCAAGATTTTAGCTCATGACTCCGTAGGTGGATTCTTGACTCATTCTGGATGGAGCTCTGTGGTGGAGGCACTCCAACATGCCAGAGCTCTTATACTCTTGACATTCTTGGCTGACCAGGGGATCAATGCCAGGGTTTTGGAGGATAAGAAAATGGGGTATTCCATACCAAGGAATGAGAAGAACGGATATTTCACAAGGGATTCAGTTGCTGAGTCCTTGAGATTGGTGATGGAGAAGGAAGAAGGGAAGATTTATAGGGACAAGGTTAAGGAGATGAAGCCGTTGTTTGCTGACAAAGATCGACAAGACAAGTATGTGGACAAGCTTGTGGACCATCTCAGAAGCCATATACGGatgaagaaaatcaagaagTAA